The following proteins come from a genomic window of Pseudomonas cichorii:
- a CDS encoding Lrp/AsnC family transcriptional regulator: protein MIEQLDKVDIAISDRLQRNGRLSNVKLAEQLSLSEASCWRKQKRLEEDGVIEGYQAILNRKKLGLGVMAFVQISCTDHSEEATARFEKIIESAPQVLSCHNTTGEADFLLQVVAKDLDSYSRFVEKVLRKLPGVSSIRSNLSLRELKTTNRLPVTELLSI, encoded by the coding sequence ATGATTGAACAGCTGGATAAGGTAGATATTGCAATCTCGGATCGACTGCAGCGCAACGGCAGGCTGTCGAATGTCAAACTGGCGGAGCAACTTTCCCTCAGCGAAGCCTCTTGCTGGCGAAAGCAGAAACGCCTTGAAGAAGACGGAGTGATCGAGGGCTATCAAGCAATCCTGAACCGCAAGAAACTGGGGCTTGGGGTGATGGCATTCGTGCAGATTTCCTGCACGGACCATAGCGAGGAAGCTACAGCCAGGTTTGAAAAGATCATTGAATCGGCACCGCAAGTGCTCAGTTGCCACAACACAACCGGCGAGGCGGACTTCCTGCTTCAGGTGGTTGCCAAAGACCTGGACAGCTACAGCCGGTTCGTTGAAAAAGTCCTGAGAAAACTGCCGGGCGTGTCGAGCATTCGCTCGAATCTTTCATTGCGCGAGTTGAAGACGACCAATCGGTTGCCGGTGACGGAGTTGTTGAGTATTTAG
- a CDS encoding TonB-dependent receptor, whose translation MYRSAHRARVGVFTSAALTGMFSCVSVAAAESGAESRTELDAIEVVGEGSSSGPIKPLTRSKVSNAPESLPTAVSTITQEDIRTLNVDRDISNIYRRVPGVVANNIDQGDTGNGFRMRGFTTNGTHGADVAVTVDGVPQNIPSSQGGAGHGPVFLEWLTPQMIKRVDVIKGPVSALSGDQNRAGSVNIETLDGGDVASSIGMDIASFDGRRANLVLGGEHDGLESLFIADAYKTNGYRKAAETNRDNYFWKLSKVIGDAKYSARFSHYESDFKNDGYLNLPALKAGTISRRDTDNLYGFGNANRNTYVFNRTPAEGEEGLSYTAYFEDFKRVRGISNGTNTHNYGKDDRDIYGGRVAYNFVYKDSAALMVGADVRRDKGDAFRQQYRNFEPTQNYYFDFDQDLITYGVFAQGQYKPVDSLKLLAGIRYDRFDYDIKNLKFRDADTGYNSSVTTPKLGLVWTPTEQFELFTNAAQGFRSPAAEYISSGSSSALPLSETGGRINSSVRPSKVTSYDIGFTVRPTERLSSTTEFYYIQNDSETLQTSPGVFEQVSDTTRKGVETSFNYQVTSTISTYASYGRIIDASINNPSPGTGEQLAVPEHTYKAGVQHRDTFMAGQLTLNADAYHLAGIPYYVGTEKKEMPLYTRYDLRASYDYDQYQFSVYGTFQPHRYGTEVAYGTSTGLVIVPQPSTTLGASVRYFF comes from the coding sequence ATGTACAGATCTGCACATCGCGCCAGGGTTGGGGTTTTTACAAGTGCAGCGCTGACCGGCATGTTCTCGTGTGTATCGGTTGCGGCAGCGGAATCAGGGGCGGAGAGTCGCACTGAGCTGGATGCGATTGAAGTCGTAGGTGAAGGAAGCAGTTCCGGGCCTATCAAGCCGCTTACACGCAGTAAGGTGAGCAACGCACCGGAAAGCCTGCCGACGGCAGTGTCCACGATTACCCAGGAAGACATTCGCACGCTCAACGTCGACCGTGATATCTCCAACATCTATCGTCGTGTGCCGGGCGTGGTGGCCAACAATATTGACCAGGGTGACACTGGTAATGGTTTTCGTATGCGCGGCTTCACCACCAATGGCACTCACGGTGCTGACGTGGCGGTCACTGTCGACGGCGTACCGCAGAACATTCCATCGAGCCAGGGTGGGGCCGGTCACGGCCCGGTTTTCCTGGAATGGCTGACGCCGCAGATGATCAAGCGTGTCGACGTTATCAAGGGGCCTGTATCAGCGCTGTCTGGAGATCAGAACCGCGCAGGCTCGGTGAACATCGAGACGCTCGATGGCGGTGATGTGGCTTCAAGCATCGGCATGGACATCGCCAGCTTTGATGGCCGCCGTGCGAACCTGGTGCTGGGTGGAGAGCATGACGGCCTTGAATCGCTGTTCATCGCAGACGCCTACAAGACCAACGGCTATCGAAAGGCCGCCGAGACCAACCGCGACAACTACTTCTGGAAGCTCTCCAAGGTCATCGGTGATGCCAAGTACTCGGCCCGCTTCAGCCACTATGAGTCGGACTTCAAGAACGACGGCTATTTGAACCTCCCTGCTCTCAAGGCGGGCACGATCAGCCGTCGCGACACTGATAATTTGTATGGCTTCGGCAACGCCAACCGAAACACCTACGTCTTTAACCGGACCCCCGCAGAAGGAGAGGAAGGCCTGTCTTACACTGCGTACTTTGAAGATTTCAAGCGCGTGCGCGGCATCTCCAATGGCACCAACACCCACAACTATGGCAAGGATGACCGCGATATCTACGGCGGCCGCGTCGCCTACAACTTCGTTTACAAAGACTCGGCGGCGCTGATGGTCGGTGCCGATGTGCGCCGCGACAAGGGAGACGCTTTCCGCCAGCAGTACCGTAACTTCGAACCGACGCAGAACTACTACTTTGACTTCGATCAGGATCTGATCACTTACGGCGTGTTCGCCCAAGGGCAGTACAAGCCGGTCGATTCGTTGAAATTGCTGGCTGGCATTCGCTACGACCGCTTTGATTACGACATCAAGAATCTGAAGTTCCGCGATGCTGATACCGGTTACAACAGTTCAGTCACTACGCCGAAGCTTGGCCTGGTGTGGACGCCGACCGAGCAGTTCGAGCTGTTCACCAACGCGGCTCAAGGCTTCCGGTCACCAGCGGCGGAGTACATCAGTTCAGGAAGCAGCAGCGCATTGCCACTGAGCGAGACTGGAGGCCGGATCAACAGCAGCGTTCGACCAAGCAAAGTCACGTCCTATGACATCGGCTTCACTGTGCGTCCTACCGAGCGCCTCTCCAGTACCACCGAGTTCTATTACATCCAGAACGACAGCGAAACGCTGCAAACCTCGCCCGGTGTCTTTGAACAGGTCAGCGACACCACGCGCAAGGGCGTGGAGACCAGTTTCAACTACCAGGTCACCTCTACAATCAGCACTTACGCCAGCTATGGCCGAATCATCGATGCATCGATCAACAATCCTTCACCTGGCACCGGCGAGCAGTTGGCAGTGCCTGAGCACACCTACAAGGCGGGCGTTCAGCACCGCGACACCTTCATGGCTGGACAACTGACGCTCAACGCCGATGCATACCATCTTGCCGGCATCCCTTACTACGTTGGCACCGAGAAAAAGGAAATGCCGCTCTATACCCGGTATGACCTTCGTGCGTCCTACGACTATGATCAGTACCAATTCAGTGTTTACGGCACCTTTCAGCCCCATCGTTACGGCACTGAAGTCGCCTATGGCACAAGCACCGGGCTAGTGATTGTTCCTCAACCCTCCACGACCTTAGGCGCGTCGGTCAGGTATTTCTTCTGA
- a CDS encoding DUF4198 domain-containing protein, producing MTSGRPMRFALSLAVAMGALSTGSAFAHGIWTETRYGHLEVVYGHGAEDEAYAPEKIKGVWAYDQNGKGVPVTVERLGDHARLVPIASPAVVTVALDNGIWSKGKDGKSVNAPMAEVPGAVSASHSYKYSLAILEPHARIPDNLKLAMVIRPLKDPMEVGVGNPLPVEVTIDGKPAANIALLDDYRGMSDASSTKTDAQGRANIVIRNNGLNIIAAQARVPAVDEKDISERSLFTSLTFVGESHRH from the coding sequence ATGACATCAGGAAGACCTATGAGATTTGCACTTTCACTGGCTGTAGCAATGGGCGCTCTAAGCACTGGATCAGCCTTTGCCCATGGCATCTGGACGGAAACACGCTATGGCCATCTTGAGGTCGTTTATGGGCATGGCGCAGAGGATGAAGCCTACGCACCGGAGAAGATCAAAGGCGTATGGGCCTACGATCAGAACGGTAAGGGGGTGCCCGTCACCGTTGAGCGACTGGGCGATCACGCTCGCCTGGTGCCTATAGCAAGCCCGGCAGTCGTGACCGTCGCACTCGACAACGGCATATGGAGCAAGGGCAAGGATGGGAAGTCCGTCAATGCTCCGATGGCGGAAGTACCGGGCGCGGTCAGTGCCAGCCACAGCTACAAATACAGCCTGGCAATTCTGGAACCGCACGCCCGTATACCCGATAACTTGAAGCTAGCGATGGTCATTCGCCCATTGAAAGACCCAATGGAGGTCGGTGTTGGTAACCCACTACCTGTTGAAGTGACTATTGATGGCAAGCCAGCCGCCAACATTGCCCTTCTCGATGACTATCGTGGAATGTCGGATGCCAGTAGCACGAAGACCGATGCGCAGGGGCGTGCCAATATCGTCATTCGTAACAACGGGCTGAACATTATTGCCGCCCAAGCCAGAGTGCCGGCAGTTGACGAAAAAGATATCTCGGAACGCAGCCTGTTTACATCCCTGACTTTTGTTGGTGAAAGCCACCGGCACTAA
- a CDS encoding RHS repeat-associated core domain-containing protein produces MSNYCLKDLSMFAFSSRQLIAGLACAWLACSAHASTINHTYTSLGQVASVDGARTDVSDITLYAYDAQGNLTTVTNALGHVYTLGNFDSYGNPQIVTDPNGVATTLGYTPQGWLASRTVDSSTTQYSYNEVGDILQITMADGNWIKYRYDDARRLIGVTNLLGESIDYTLDSMGNRTSDTIKDSNGAIVHLQRRVFDELGRLIKAVGADNQTRRYDYDLNDNQAGSTTARDHKTQQAFDALNRLSKIVDPLQGVTALSYNPDDKVTQVVDPRGVTTRYTYDSQGNQTSSISADSGTSTFAYDEANNLIRSTDARGVVTDYKYDALNRLVSKNYPATPAFNIKFLYDQTSNGNYGIGRRTGIQDSAGVLTYTYDAKGNLTNQHRSVGVNAGDYYENISYGYDAANNLVQIGYPSNIALTYTRNSAAQVTGIKLTLGGRTVTLASSIAYLPFGPLKSLTWGNGILLSKTYDQDYLLTQQQVGNWQTTYRYDADSNISATTNSLWGAVQYEYDALGRLTQEQTNTTRKGYSFDATGNRTQRITSNLNSSDSSETQSLAYADDSNRLVSLNGSTLATDLIGNHTQLNGRRYTYDSQGRLSQVHQASIYQVAEYKYNALGQRITKRTYEMGSQALIGTTAYLYDLSGKLIGQTFYDANGLKTSGQYWFWLDDMPLAQLTVNFSSLGEISNSKLVYLHSDHLNTPRLATDSTQALLWRWNSDAYGVGAPEEDVDGDGKATIVALRFPGQIYDAQTQLNYNYYRDYNPDTGRYVQSDPIGLEGGLNTYGYVLGNPLSYSDPSGLVVDDGLGGNVCTPGFEGLTCSPVGGVGPIGGLKGGLTPKGETAYCPLPSGLSARTPVGRSGQSSNFVNLNAPGSRNPPGTIDGRNYSGHAFDRMQERGYTPSVIESTIKNGTSAPGNKPNTTVYTDNSNKVNVVVNSQNGTVITVIPGVR; encoded by the coding sequence ATGAGTAATTATTGTCTGAAGGACCTGAGTATGTTTGCTTTTTCTTCGCGTCAGCTGATCGCAGGCCTCGCCTGCGCATGGCTTGCATGTTCTGCTCATGCCAGCACTATCAATCACACTTATACATCTTTGGGTCAGGTCGCAAGTGTCGACGGTGCCCGAACGGATGTAAGTGACATTACTTTGTATGCATATGATGCTCAAGGCAATCTTACGACTGTCACCAATGCGCTTGGCCATGTTTATACCCTTGGTAATTTCGACAGTTATGGCAATCCACAGATTGTCACCGATCCTAATGGAGTAGCCACAACACTTGGTTATACCCCGCAAGGATGGCTTGCCAGCCGAACAGTTGACTCATCGACCACGCAGTATAGCTATAATGAAGTCGGCGATATTCTGCAAATCACCATGGCTGATGGTAATTGGATAAAGTACCGCTATGACGACGCGCGACGCCTTATTGGGGTGACGAACCTGCTCGGTGAAAGCATTGACTACACGCTTGACTCGATGGGTAACCGCACTTCGGACACTATAAAAGACAGCAATGGAGCCATTGTTCACCTCCAGCGGCGAGTGTTCGACGAGTTGGGACGTTTGATCAAGGCGGTGGGTGCTGATAACCAGACCCGGCGTTATGATTACGACCTGAATGACAATCAGGCTGGCTCTACCACTGCGCGTGATCACAAAACGCAGCAGGCTTTCGATGCCCTGAATCGTCTCAGTAAGATTGTTGATCCCCTGCAGGGCGTTACTGCCTTGAGTTACAACCCTGATGATAAGGTCACACAAGTTGTCGATCCGCGTGGCGTAACGACACGATACACCTATGACAGCCAAGGCAATCAGACCAGCAGTATAAGTGCAGATTCCGGCACCAGTACTTTCGCTTATGATGAAGCCAATAATCTTATTCGCAGTACCGATGCCCGTGGTGTTGTGACCGACTATAAGTATGACGCGCTGAACCGTTTGGTCAGCAAAAACTATCCAGCTACTCCTGCGTTTAATATCAAATTTCTCTATGACCAGACCTCTAATGGAAATTACGGTATCGGCCGCCGTACCGGCATTCAGGACAGTGCAGGTGTATTGACGTACACATATGATGCCAAAGGCAATCTGACCAACCAACACCGTTCGGTAGGTGTCAATGCTGGGGATTATTACGAAAATATAAGTTATGGCTATGATGCAGCCAATAATCTTGTTCAGATCGGATACCCGTCGAATATAGCTTTAACGTACACCCGCAACAGCGCAGCCCAAGTGACCGGTATCAAACTAACACTCGGTGGTAGAACAGTCACTCTGGCCAGTAGTATCGCGTATCTGCCTTTTGGCCCGCTGAAGTCCCTGACCTGGGGCAACGGCATCCTGCTGTCGAAAACATACGATCAGGACTATCTACTGACACAGCAACAAGTCGGTAACTGGCAAACGACTTATCGCTATGACGCTGACAGCAATATCAGTGCTACGACCAATAGCCTCTGGGGGGCGGTGCAGTACGAATATGATGCGTTGGGACGTTTGACTCAGGAGCAGACCAACACCACCAGGAAAGGTTATAGCTTCGACGCCACCGGTAACCGGACTCAGCGCATTACCAGCAACCTGAACAGCAGCGATAGCAGTGAAACCCAGTCCCTGGCTTACGCCGACGACAGCAATCGACTGGTCAGCCTCAATGGTTCGACATTAGCAACGGATCTGATCGGTAATCACACTCAACTCAACGGGCGACGCTATACCTATGACAGCCAGGGGCGGCTGAGCCAGGTTCATCAAGCCAGCATTTACCAAGTCGCCGAGTACAAATACAACGCCTTGGGGCAACGCATTACCAAGCGTACTTACGAAATGGGTAGCCAGGCGCTTATAGGCACTACAGCGTATTTGTATGACCTGAGCGGCAAGCTCATTGGCCAGACGTTTTACGATGCTAACGGCCTGAAAACCAGCGGCCAATATTGGTTCTGGCTGGATGACATGCCCCTTGCCCAACTGACGGTCAATTTTTCGTCGCTAGGAGAGATTAGCAACAGCAAGCTGGTCTACCTGCATTCTGACCATCTGAATACACCAAGATTGGCAACTGATAGCACACAAGCGTTGCTATGGCGCTGGAACAGCGATGCGTATGGCGTAGGAGCGCCTGAAGAAGATGTGGACGGTGATGGCAAGGCGACGATCGTAGCGCTACGGTTTCCAGGGCAGATTTACGATGCGCAGACACAACTGAACTATAACTACTATCGTGATTACAATCCGGATACCGGGCGGTATGTGCAGAGTGATCCGATTGGGCTTGAGGGGGGATTGAATACTTACGGGTATGTGCTGGGTAACCCGCTGAGCTATTCAGATCCGTCTGGACTGGTAGTGGATGATGGGCTAGGTGGAAATGTGTGTACGCCTGGCTTTGAGGGTTTGACCTGTAGTCCAGTTGGCGGTGTTGGGCCAATTGGGGGACTCAAGGGCGGTCTAACCCCAAAAGGTGAAACGGCGTATTGCCCTCTTCCTTCCGGGTTATCCGCTCGTACACCAGTAGGCCGATCTGGACAAAGCTCTAATTTCGTTAACCTTAATGCTCCTGGTTCGCGAAACCCTCCAGGTACTATCGATGGCAGAAATTACAGTGGTCATGCATTTGATAGAATGCAGGAGCGTGGCTACACGCCATCGGTAATAGAGAGCACCATAAAAAATGGTACTAGCGCTCCGGGGAATAAGCCAAACACCACGGTTTATACTGATAATTCGAATAAGGTCAATGTGGTTGTAAACTCTCAGAACGGAACCGTAATTACAGTAATACCTGGAGTTAGGTGA
- a CDS encoding DUF6531 domain-containing protein: protein MALFLFFAISCSGLKAEEFTYWDSGPNGSITVFSKPWQGCEYLFYEYAPAGSNSYAPHLNRDTPWGYECFYLTVGGWGNHWGTIFKKTISCEGGATLNYTTAQCSFNGQKGAEDDELSCKSPSMQVGNPINAATGNKFQYEEDFRVGAASPVVVGRYYNSMDGLWRHSYSSTLNVGTDFVVLVRSDGRESLFKLADGKYSSSTDLGSLVVTDAGWTFKSLDGSIMSFSEGGQLTKIVNQQGLVHNVSRDKYNVTVTNEAGQSVKFSEDILGQIKTLESGGTKIQYLYQAQRLTSLSKNVNGVVSTRSYHYEDTRNAGLLTGITDERGVRFATWSYDERGRAISSQHSGGAGLTQIAYNADGSSSVTNELGKTTVYRYKQIDGVKRIIAIEGEPTPNCPASNSTYTYNSQGQILTKTDAKGLITTYSYNARGLEASRTEAAGTAVARTTSTEWDPERSLPVKVIEPNRITAYSYDNQGRELTRQVTSR, encoded by the coding sequence ATGGCGTTGTTTTTATTTTTTGCTATTAGCTGCTCGGGCTTGAAGGCGGAAGAGTTTACTTACTGGGATTCGGGGCCGAATGGGAGTATTACTGTATTTTCAAAGCCGTGGCAAGGATGTGAGTATCTATTTTATGAGTATGCGCCCGCTGGGAGTAATTCATATGCGCCGCATCTTAATAGGGATACTCCGTGGGGGTATGAGTGCTTTTATTTGACTGTTGGAGGGTGGGGTAATCATTGGGGGACTATTTTTAAAAAAACAATTTCTTGTGAAGGAGGTGCTACTTTAAATTATACAACAGCGCAGTGCAGTTTTAATGGGCAAAAAGGTGCAGAGGACGATGAGTTGTCCTGCAAAAGCCCCTCTATGCAAGTCGGTAATCCAATTAATGCCGCGACCGGTAACAAGTTTCAGTATGAAGAGGATTTTAGGGTTGGAGCTGCTAGTCCTGTAGTTGTCGGGCGCTATTATAATAGTATGGATGGGCTTTGGAGGCATAGCTATTCAAGTACTCTGAATGTTGGTACGGATTTTGTGGTTCTAGTCCGTTCGGATGGGCGAGAGTCTTTGTTTAAATTGGCTGATGGTAAGTACTCCTCTTCTACTGATCTGGGTTCACTGGTTGTTACTGATGCAGGGTGGACTTTCAAATCCCTGGATGGCTCGATCATGAGCTTTTCTGAAGGTGGGCAGCTGACCAAGATCGTCAATCAGCAAGGTTTAGTGCACAACGTTTCGCGTGATAAATATAATGTCACCGTCACTAATGAAGCAGGCCAGTCAGTAAAATTTTCTGAAGATATTCTCGGTCAGATAAAAACGCTTGAATCTGGCGGGACGAAGATACAGTATCTATATCAAGCTCAGCGCTTAACCAGTCTTTCAAAAAATGTAAATGGGGTGGTTTCAACCCGAAGCTATCATTATGAAGATACGCGCAACGCTGGATTGCTGACGGGGATTACCGATGAGCGCGGTGTTCGCTTTGCTACATGGTCCTATGATGAAAGAGGCAGAGCCATTAGTAGCCAGCACAGCGGTGGAGCAGGGCTGACCCAGATTGCTTACAATGCAGATGGTTCCAGCTCGGTAACCAATGAGCTAGGCAAAACTACGGTGTACCGTTATAAGCAGATTGATGGTGTTAAGAGAATCATTGCAATCGAAGGTGAGCCAACTCCAAATTGCCCAGCCAGTAACTCGACCTACACCTATAATTCCCAAGGCCAGATATTGACCAAAACTGACGCCAAGGGACTGATTACAACCTACTCCTACAATGCTCGTGGCCTGGAGGCTAGTCGTACTGAAGCAGCTGGGACTGCTGTGGCTCGAACTACGTCAACTGAGTGGGATCCTGAACGATCATTACCAGTTAAAGTTATTGAACCCAATCGTATTACTGCATATAGCTACGACAATCAAGGACGGGAACTCACTCGGCAGGTCACTTCCCGATGA
- the hrpB gene encoding ATP-dependent helicase HrpB, which translates to MISLPIDAVLPALRQALTSRHEAILEAPPGAGKTTRVPLAMLDEPWLAGQTILMLEPRRLAARAAAERLASELGEKVGETVGYRIRLDSKVGPKTRIEVVTEGILTRRLQDDPALEGVGLLIFDEFHERSLDADLALALSLNGRDLFRDEQPLKILLMSATLEGERLSALLDDAPVVRSEGRMFPVAMQWGRPFQPGEFIEPRVVQAVLDALGNEPGSLLVFLPGQAEIRRVNQQLAEALGERADILLCPLHGELDLAAQRAAIEPAPKGSRKVVLATNIAETSLTIDGVRVVIDAGLARVPRFDPGSGMTRLDTQRISRASATQRAGRAGRLEPGVCYRLWSEAQHDQLAAYGSAEILQADLAGLALQLARWGVMPAQLVWLDAPPAAAYAQAQDLLVRLGALSDPQGQERKLTTHGQAMAQVPAHPRIAHLLLRGHALGLGELACDVAALLGERDILRGAGADLHSRLTLLAGSERAARGAQGGVQRARQLARQYRGYLRGAATTPVSDPDHSRWLGCLLALAYPDRVAQQRRAGGAEYRLANGRAALFAEVDALMKQPWLVIADLGSRQGQREERIYLAAEFDPALFDSVLSEQVAEFDQLDWDEREGVLRAERQRKVGELILSREPLTGLDESARGQALLGLVRRKGLELLPWTPELRQWQARVTLLRQLDLEKQDASEWPDVRDAVLLETLESWLLPYLGKVTRLSHFGNLDLSSILHNLLPWPLPQRLDEQAPHHLSVPSGSSVRLDYSEYPPILAVRLQELFGLSDTPRIANGRQIVKLHLLSPARRPVQVTQDLANFWRSTYAEVKKDLKGRYPKHYWPDDPLVAEATARVKPRKS; encoded by the coding sequence ATGATTTCCTTGCCCATCGATGCTGTCCTGCCGGCCCTGCGCCAGGCGCTGACCTCCCGCCACGAAGCCATCCTCGAAGCACCGCCCGGCGCGGGCAAGACCACACGAGTGCCGCTGGCGATGCTCGATGAGCCGTGGCTGGCCGGGCAGACGATCCTCATGCTGGAGCCTCGTCGTCTGGCCGCCAGAGCTGCGGCCGAGCGGCTGGCCAGTGAGCTGGGGGAGAAGGTGGGGGAAACTGTTGGCTACCGGATCCGGCTGGACAGCAAGGTCGGCCCGAAGACTCGCATCGAAGTGGTCACCGAAGGGATTCTGACCCGGCGTCTGCAGGATGATCCGGCGCTGGAAGGCGTGGGGCTGCTGATTTTCGATGAGTTTCACGAGCGTAGTCTGGATGCCGATCTGGCGCTTGCCCTGAGCCTCAACGGTCGCGACCTGTTTCGCGACGAGCAGCCGCTGAAGATTCTGTTGATGTCGGCCACTCTGGAAGGCGAGCGCCTGTCCGCGCTCCTGGACGATGCGCCAGTGGTGCGCAGCGAAGGACGCATGTTTCCGGTAGCGATGCAGTGGGGGCGACCCTTTCAGCCTGGCGAATTCATTGAGCCTCGTGTGGTGCAGGCCGTTCTCGATGCTCTGGGTAATGAGCCCGGCAGTCTGCTGGTGTTTCTGCCGGGGCAGGCCGAGATCCGGCGCGTCAATCAGCAACTGGCCGAGGCCCTGGGCGAGCGTGCCGATATCCTGCTCTGCCCGCTGCATGGGGAGTTGGACCTTGCCGCTCAGCGTGCAGCCATCGAACCTGCGCCCAAGGGCTCGCGCAAGGTTGTGCTGGCGACCAATATCGCGGAAACCAGCCTGACCATCGATGGCGTTCGGGTCGTGATCGATGCCGGTCTGGCGCGGGTGCCGCGTTTCGATCCGGGCAGCGGCATGACACGCCTGGACACACAGCGCATCTCTCGCGCCAGCGCGACCCAGCGAGCCGGTCGGGCAGGGCGTCTGGAGCCTGGCGTCTGTTATCGACTCTGGTCCGAAGCCCAGCATGACCAGCTCGCCGCCTATGGCTCGGCGGAAATCCTCCAGGCGGATCTGGCCGGGCTCGCACTGCAACTGGCGCGCTGGGGCGTGATGCCCGCTCAACTGGTCTGGCTCGATGCACCTCCAGCGGCGGCTTATGCACAGGCCCAGGATCTGCTGGTCAGGCTGGGTGCCTTGAGCGACCCGCAGGGCCAGGAGCGCAAGTTGACGACTCATGGTCAGGCGATGGCGCAAGTCCCTGCGCATCCTCGAATCGCTCATCTGCTGTTGCGCGGCCATGCACTTGGGTTGGGTGAACTGGCCTGTGATGTCGCGGCATTGCTGGGCGAGCGGGATATCCTGCGCGGTGCCGGAGCCGACTTGCACAGCCGCCTGACCTTGCTGGCCGGAAGCGAACGTGCCGCCCGTGGTGCTCAAGGCGGTGTGCAGCGGGCCAGACAACTGGCGCGTCAATATCGTGGTTATTTGAGGGGCGCTGCCACAACGCCAGTCAGCGATCCCGATCATTCACGCTGGCTGGGTTGCCTGCTGGCGCTGGCTTACCCGGATCGGGTTGCGCAGCAACGCCGTGCGGGTGGTGCCGAATATCGATTAGCCAACGGTCGCGCAGCCTTGTTTGCCGAAGTCGATGCGCTGATGAAACAACCCTGGCTGGTGATCGCCGACCTTGGCAGTCGTCAGGGCCAGCGCGAAGAGCGGATCTATCTGGCGGCGGAATTCGATCCCGCGCTGTTCGATTCCGTGCTCTCTGAACAAGTGGCCGAGTTCGATCAACTGGATTGGGATGAGCGCGAAGGCGTATTGCGCGCCGAGCGTCAGCGCAAGGTCGGCGAACTGATCCTCAGCCGCGAGCCACTGACCGGCCTTGATGAGTCCGCCCGAGGCCAGGCCTTGCTGGGATTGGTTCGACGCAAAGGGCTGGAACTGTTGCCGTGGACGCCGGAGCTTCGCCAATGGCAAGCCCGCGTGACTTTGCTGCGCCAACTGGATCTGGAGAAGCAGGACGCCAGCGAGTGGCCGGACGTTCGCGATGCCGTCTTGCTCGAAACCCTGGAGTCCTGGCTGCTGCCATATCTGGGCAAAGTCACCCGACTCAGCCACTTCGGCAATCTGGATCTCTCGTCGATCTTGCACAACCTCCTGCCATGGCCGCTGCCCCAGCGCCTGGACGAACAGGCCCCTCATCACCTGAGCGTGCCCTCCGGTTCATCGGTGCGCCTGGATTACAGCGAATACCCCCCGATCCTCGCCGTCCGCCTGCAAGAACTGTTCGGCCTGTCCGACACCCCGCGAATCGCCAATGGACGGCAAATCGTCAAACTACACCTCCTGTCCCCGGCCCGCCGCCCTGTGCAAGTGACGCAAGACCTCGCCAACTTCTGGCGCAGTACTTATGCGGAAGTGAAGAAGGATTTGAAAGGGCGGTATCCGAAGCATTACTGGCCGGATGATCCGTTGGTGGCGGAGGCTACTGCGCGGGTTAAGCCGAGGAAGAGTTAG